Sequence from the Paenibacillus riograndensis SBR5 genome:
TCTTGGCTGCGGCAATCATTGCATCGCAATCGGCAATATCGCGGAAGCCCACTACCCCTTCCTTGTCGCTGCCCGGTACAGGCAGAATGAACGAATTGGACCCTGTAGCAATGATGGCCTTGTCAAAAGGAACCGACATCCCGTTATCTGTGATAATCTGCCGTGCCGCTTCATCGATTCGGACCACGGTCGTTCCTGTGTGCAGCGTAATATTGTGATCCGCATACCACTGGCGGTCATTCAGCACGATTTCTTCTATGGTTTTACTTCCTTCAAGCACGTAGGACAGCATTATCCGATTGTAATTGGGATGCGGCTCGCTGCCGAATACAGTAATATCATAAGCGCCGCCAAGCTTCAAAATCTGCTCTACCGTCCCGACACCTGCCATACCGTTACCAATGAGTACTAGCTTTTCTCTCTCCACTGTCATTGTTGTGCCCCTCCTCAAACCATCTGCATTTCATCACAATACATCTGATAGTGAAATTATACTGGTGATTTTCGAACAGGCTTTGTGATTGCAATCACATTAAATGTGAAGATTTTCACATAATTTCAGTGAGTTAACCATTTGCCTTTTTGGACAAAAAAATACCAGATTCCCGAGCATATAAGCAAAAGAAATCTGGTGTTATACTCTTCCACTAACGCAGCACAAGTGCTACCTCCAAGGTATCCTGGGGCCTAAGCTTCATATCGATTCCACTGTCCAGCAGCTGCTTGCCGTTGACCTTCAGTGTCCATGCCTCATTGCTGAGCGGCTTATAATCCATTATGCTGATCACTGTCTTATTGTCTTCGGCCAATAGAACCATACCGCTGCTCTTCAGCACACCCCGGACGGACAGATCCTCAGAATACGGCAGCACATACGAATGAGTCATTTCCGGCTGCTCGCTTCCGCCATTCACAGTAAAAATGACCGGCTGCTGCTCGGCCCCGGCTGCCTTGGGTTCTGCCGCAATAAGGATGCTGTCGCTGCGGTCAACGCTGCTGTTCCAATCCAATATTTTTTTGCCGTTCAATTGTATTCCCCAAATCCACTCGGGACTCAGAGATACTTTGTTGACTGTCAAGAGGCTGTTCCCATCTTCCGCCAATGTGGCTACCCCACTCCTCTTGAGCAGTTCAATCAGCGGCATGCCATCCTTATAAGCCTCGCTTATCTGTCCCCCCGAGCTTCCGGCCAGCTCGCTGTCACCGACACGCACCGAAAACGCAGGTCCTGCATTCCCGGCTCCGCCGTTGTTCCCTTCGTTCTGGGCGTCAAGCACCGAAGAGCAGCCGCCCGTTACTGCGATTATTAATATTCCCAGCCAAATGCGCCACACCCATTTCGCGGACATTTCCGGCACCGCCTTCTTCCGCCCGCTCTCAGTCTCCGCTGCTGCTCAGGCATGTCTTGATGAAATACATAGTCTTTTTAAGAATAACGTAATCGGATGCCATTCTCAATTCTTCCTGCCCCATTGCTAAAAAAAAGTCCCCGAAGGGACTCGTGAAACTGCTCAAGCTTCTATTGGTAACGCAGGAACAGGATATTATTCTCCAGATGGACATGCTCAAAGGTCATTCCCTCCAGCTCTTCAAGCCGGGCATAGGTGAGACGGTAGGTTGTGCAGGCGTGCTCCGGCGGTGTGTAATCATTGGTAACTCTCCGCAGCTCGCGCAAAATATCGCCCGCCCCGTCATGCTCCGCTTCCAGCGTACGCAGAAGTCCGCGCAGCTCGGTCAAGCCGTCCTCTGTAGGATTTTTTTCATAAGCAAGCATTTTGGGAAACTCGCTTTCTTCTTCCTTGGCCGTATGCTCCAGCAATTCCTCCCGCAGCGTATGGAACAGCCGGTACACTTCCGCCAAATGCGGGGAGTCCTCGCCGTGTACCCGGAAGACCTTGGTCACATTCTGGGCAATCAGCGGCAGCTCCTCGCGCAAATATCTGTGATGCTTATTGATAATGTAGTCGGCCAGCTCTTCTGATGAAGCTTCGTTCCAAGCCGAATCTTCTTCCAGCACCGGATGCTCGGCCAGCAGCTTGTTCAGATCCTGGAGCACTGCTCCTGTATCAAGCCCTTTTTCTGCTGCAGCCTCTACCAGAGGTTTTGCGCCTCCGCAGCAGAAATCAATCCGCTGTGCCTTGAAATAATCCGCCGCTTTGGGGAATTGAAGGACGATATCCCTTACCATCGCTTCACCGGAAAAATGGACGGAACCTTCCGTCACTGTATTGTTCAATTGTTTGGCCGTCATGCTGGCCCCTCCCTTACGTTGTTGGTTTAGGTTTTCTTTTACCCTCTTACCTTAACGCGGGCAGGTGTGGCGGCTTGTGATTGTACGCACTAAATATAAAAAATTTTAATGAACGTCAGGATCTCAAACATAGTTTAGGAAGATAAGTTCAACGATGACCCTCTCTAACTCTGCATATGTAAAATATATTTGACATTAAGAATGATATATATTACATTTTAGACGAGGTGATGGAATGGGGAAAAATTTAAGGCTGAAGGCCTCCAGAGCGGCAAAAGATATGTCGCAGAAGCAGCTGGCAGACGCTGTGGGAGTGACCAGACAGACGATTATCGCCATCGAGAACGGTGATTACAATCCCACGATCAGGTTGTGTATTGAGATTTGCTTGACCTTAGGGAAGACGCTGGATGAACTTTTTTGGGAGGGTGATAAGCATGGGGAGAACTAATCTGGACGAAAGACAATTGCAAAACAAGCACAAGGCGGGGAATCAGGCGTTTATCCTGCTGGCCTTCCTGCTGCTCGCGGATATGGGTCTGCAAAATTACGGAATTCACTGGCTTGAATATCCCATGAGCAACTACGTTATTTTTCTTATCGGTGTGGGTTCTTACCTGGTACGGATTATCTGGAACGGTTCCTATGCAGGGCCGGGCAGCGGGAATCTGACGGCTAATGGCCGAAGCATATTGGGTGCAGTTCTGGCCATTCTTGTCGCGTTATGCGTCATCACCGCCGCCTGGATGGGCTCAACCGGAAAATCCTCTCATGGCACCGGTACCGGACCGGCCATTCTGATGATTTCCACAGCTGTCGGACTGATCATCCTGGGTACGGTGTTCTGGATCAGAAGAAGAAACAACCGGGATGAAGCATAGTTTTACGATTGTGTTCCTAAACACAACAAATACACACGAGATGCATACAAGTGGAAACGGCTACGCCGTCCTTTTAAAGGACGGGGGGGTTCAGCGAGAAATAGAATGATAATTTATAGCGTGAAAAATATAAATTCTTATATTTTCAAAAAAACACCCCTTAATCGAGGTGTTTTTATTACGATATCCCCTTATTCATGACACTATTTCACATTTGCCCGCATATACGTCCGCTTGCCCTGTGCATCCTTCAAATATGGTCCCAGCCCGGCAAAACGCGAGTGGTCGACATAGACGCCAGTCATCCAGCGGCCTTCGGTCAGGCCTCCGTTCCACTGCAGCACCAGATCGGGAGCAGCGATCCACTCCTGATATACCCGGATGTTCGATTCCTGATATTCTTTGCAGCGCTTGCCGTTTTCAGTCAGACGCTGTTTGCTCAGGTAGGTAGGTACGAAATATGTGGAAATCGTGTCCAGATCGGCTTCATTCAGAAAAGCTTCCTCACCCAAATAGGGCTGGAAAAGCACTGTATTTTCATACATCGACCAAATCACTGCCTGCAGCACCATGCTCTGCCGGATGCCATTATGATAGGTGAATCTGCGCTGCTGTCTGGAGGATGGAAACGCCGGACCTGCCGAAGGCTCCAGGCAATGGCGCTCACAACCGATGCATTTCCAGCCCGCCTCGCTCTGAATCCATTTTTGAAAAACACTGCCGCTATCGTTATCGCCTTTATATAAGGAAGAGATAATCTCATAAGGTACCCCGATCCAGTCGTTCCACAAGGAATCAGGAAGGTGGCTGTGAAGCATGAACAGCACTTTGTCATAAATTAGCTGCACCCTGATTGAAGCACTCTCCAGTTCGGCAACGTCTTTTTTTCCATAGGTTATTTCCCGGGAAAACAAGGTGGTTGTCATCTTCCTCGCCTCCTAAAAGTTTGGTTGGCATTACTCCCTGATTTAGCTTCGTACAAAACTATTTTCGAAAGTATATGCTTAGTTTTGTTGGCTAAATTCACTTCGCCCAGTAAACATATACTTTTTCTGTTGGTGTTGCCATATTAAACCTATACCCCATTATCACACGGCTATGTGCCATACGACAGAGTTAGGCAGCAACTTTTTTCTATTATATTATATTCTGACATGTTATGTGCATTTTTATTTTACGGCTGTTTGCAAAAAGCCCCGCTTTCCATCCGGAAAGGGGGCTATCCACAGGACATTTAAGCGGGTGCTATTCGACCCAGCTCTCCGCCCAAGACTGAATCTGCTGCATAACCGGCTCAAGCGCACGGCCTTTGGCTGTCAGTTCATACTCGATGCGTACGGGGGTTTCCGGGTACACATGGCGTACCAGAATTCCTTCACACTCCAGGTCCTTCATTCGTTCGGACAACATCTTATCGCTCATCGACGGGATTAGACCCGAAATATCCTTAAACCGTTTGGGTCCGCTCATCAATGTCTGAATAATAAGTCCATTCCAACGTTTACCTAAGAAGGAGAAGGCCGATTCGAATCGAGGGCACATCGTCAATTGATGTTCTTCCATTATTCTCACCTCTCACTTTCGAAACTTACTATAAGTTAGTATATATAATTTTAACACATTTATAACACAATGAACATCGTTTGGCAAAAAAAAGTTCAACCCTCTGAGTCTTGCCGCGTTTTCCTCCCCGCTATTGCCTCAGACACAACGTATGCGAGGTCATCATTGCTGTACAGGGACAATACCCCAAGCACGGTATCGTCGGAAATAAACCCCGCTTCATCAATAGGGACAGTCAGTGACAGCGCATGGCTCAGCGCCGCATTTCCTTCCTGCTGCGGATAGGCCTCAAGATACAGCGCATGCGGGTCCAGCTTGTTGTTCACACACCACTGGGCAAAAACCAGGATCATCATTTCCTCATCCCGCTTGTAGCTCTCGATAATTTGTTCTTCCGTTGATTTGCGGTAATCATCCATGTTGTTTCCTCCTTTCTGCTCCTTCATCAATCGGCTAATTTCGCCGCCAGCTCATGGCTGGACAGGACGGCTGAAGCGGATATGCCGCACTGTAAAGGTGTGTCTATACTGTTCAAAAAATGATTCACCGCGCCGCTGAAGCCCCTGCGTTCAAGCACGGTATCCCAGCTCCCGAAATGCTGTATGCGCGGCAGTGAACCTGTCTCGTACAGCGTTGCCTGTTCCATATCCGCAACCTCTGCAGACCTGCCATTGCCGTGCAGCTCCAGCTTCTCCAGGTCCGCACCCGCATCCCGTACCATGCTGTACATACCGGTCGCCCCCTGGCTCCAGCCCAGCATCCCGGAAGATTGCAGCATCCGGCCTGCATCGTCAGCTTTCAGACTGCTGTGCAGCAGCTCGGCATCTTCCCCGCATAACCAGAGCAGCAGATCCAGGATATGGATCAGGTCGTCATGGACAGTCTCACGGCTGCTGCCGGATTGCAGCCTGGTCCGGTGCTTGAACGCCTGGCAGGCGCTGATGCCGCCTGTTGTGTCCAGCCAGGCTTTGGCAGCCGTATACATGGGCGCGAAGCGGCGGTTGAAGCCCACACCCAGCAGCAGCCCCTTCTCTTCAGCAAAGCCGGCCATCCGGCGGGATTCTTCCAGATCATAGGACAGCGGCTTATCCACATATACCGGTATTCCATGATTTAGACATTTCATAACAATATCATAATGTGTGGGGGTTGGGCTATGCACAAATACTGCATCCGGCCCCCAGGACAGCAGCTCCTTCAGATCTGTAGTGCCTCTGGGAAAACGGTAAGAATGGACAACCCCCTGCACAGTGGATGGCGAATGGCTGAGCACCCCCACCACCTCTACCTGATCATGGCGGGAAAGGAGCGGCAGATAAACTTTGCGGGCAATGTCGCCTAGGCCGACTATCGCCACCTTTGTGCGTCCGGTAATTTTCATTAGCATATCTCCCTTGACTGTGTGCAGTTCCTTTTCCTTTTAGACGTATTATACCGTGACAAGTCGCGGCAACAAATGATCTTTGCTTCATTAAAAGCTTTTTTTTCAGTATGATGAGATGAATGAGGGATAGAAAGGGCATAGTAGAATGAGAAAATGGCTGACGGTACTGCTGTATGTTTCGGGGATTTTCCTCGCGTTTATCTACAGGTATGACATCCTGGCCTGGCTGCGCCAGGACCACAATGCGTTTCTGGGTCTCAGTGCCGCCGCTCTACTGGCGCTGTTCCCTGTGGTTCCTTACAAGCTGATCATCGGGATATACGGTTATGCCTATGGAAGTCTGACCGCTGCGCTGATCTGCTGGAGTGCCTCCACCCTGGCCGGGGCGGTTATCTATGCTGTTGTTAAATACATGTTCAAGGAAAAAGCCGGGAAGTATCTGACTTCTGTGTCTGCCCTGGGCAAATTCACTTCCGCCGTGCAGCGGAGGCCGTTTGCCGCCGTGGTGCTGGCCCGGCTGGTTCCTGTCATCCCGCAGATGGGGGTTAACATCTACGCGGGGGCTGCCGGTTTACCCTTTTGGAGCTATCTCGCCGCATCCGGACTCGGCAAAATCCCCGGCATCGCCTTATATGCTTTTCTTGGAGGCCAGCTCTTCGACCATCCACGGAACGGGCTGATAGCGGTCCTGGTCTATGTGGTTGTGCTCGCTCTGGCTGTATTGGCGCTCCGCCCGCGGTCGCTTTGGACCAAGGAATGACTGAGCAGGCAGGAATGGCGGTCCGCTGGCAGGCTGTGCCTTTTTGTTTTATAATTACATTGTGATCTATTTAATTGCAATCTATGAATGGAGGGATATTCATGAGTGATATTCAAGCTGACAATATAAGCGGTAAAACAGAAAAAGCCACATTTGCCGGGGGCTGCTTCTGGTGCATGGTATCTCCTTTTGAAGAACTGCCGGGGATTGTGGAGGTTGTATCCGGGTATACCGGCGGACATACCGTTAACCCGACCTATGAGGAAGTCTGCTCAGAAACTACGGGTCATGTGGAAGCGGTGCAGATCACCTTTCAACCCGATATTTTCCCATATACCAAGCTGCTGGAGCTGTTCTGGCAGCAGATTGACCCTACCGACGCCGGCGGGCAATTCTATGACCGCGGAACTTCATACGGCACCGCTATCTTTACCCACTCCGAAGAGCAGCGGCAGCAGGCGGAAGCCTCTAAGGCGGCGCTGCAGGCCAGCGGACGTTTCTCCGCTCCGATTGTGACGCCTATTCTGCCGGCCAAGCCGTTTTACCGTGCGGAAGAGTACCACCAGGGTTACCATCACAAGAATCCCGGCCACTATAAACGCTACCGCCAAGGCTCCGGCCGGGACGCATTTATTGAGAGTCACTGGAAGCACAAAGAGGATAAAGCAAGTCTGAAGGAGCGCCTGACGCCGCTGCAATATGAAGTCACGCAAAACAATGCGACCGAATCCCCTTTCCGCAACGAATTCTGGGATCATCACGGGGAAGGCATCTATGTGGATATTGTATCCGGAGAGCCTCTGTTCAGCTCACAGGACAAATTCGATTCCGGCTGCGGCTGGCCCAGCTTCACCCGCCCGATCCGCGACTATTCGGTCAAAGAAAAAACGGATCTCAGCCATCTGATGATCCGCACCGAAGTCCGCAGCAAAACAGCCGATTCCCATCTCGGGCATGTCTTCAACGACGGTCCCGGCCCGAACGGCCTGCGTTACTGCATTAATTCAGCGGCATTGCGTTTTGTACCAAAGGAAGATCTGGAAAAGGAAGGATACGGCGAGTACCGCGCGCTGTTCCAGCATGCTTAACCGGAGTGGCTGGGAGAAATGCCGTTGTTTCCGGGCAAACCAGCCTTCGGTGCTTTAACAACGGCATTTTTGCTTTTGTTTCCGGGCAAACCAGCCTTCGCGGTGCTTTAACAACGGCATTTTTGCCGTTGTTTCGGGGCAAAACGATGTTCAGGCCCACATTTGTTCTTTAGACGAACCAAACTAAAAGCCCCATCTCTTTTACACCCCTTATCCACAACAGGAAAACTCAAAATTTCCTATTCAAGAACAAACCGGCTACGCCGTCCAAAAGTGGACAGTGCAGCCGGTTTTGATTTTAAGATTAGCCTCTTCCCGGTGCCCCCAAGGCCGCCCGCCCCCCCCTTTCTTTGACCCTGCGGCAAGTTCAAGTGGAAAAAGTAAACTTAATTGCCCGTCACCCCGCTTCCCCGTAAGCGTTAGTTGGAAAAAGGACCACTAATTGGGCCGATACCCGGCCTTATCGCCGAATTTGCCTGGATTAACTCTACTTTTTCCCACTAATCCCTCTTCAGTAAGCTGTTTGCGCAAATTTAAGTGTACTAATTCCAACTAGCTTATCCGGGAGGCGGTGCAGACGTACAAACTAACTGCGGGAGTTCTGCACAAAAGTTATTCCGGCTTCCTATCCTCAAGCTCTCCTTCAACCTGAGCAGGCTGTTCATCCGGCTTTTG
This genomic interval carries:
- a CDS encoding Gfo/Idh/MocA family protein, which produces MKITGRTKVAIVGLGDIARKVYLPLLSRHDQVEVVGVLSHSPSTVQGVVHSYRFPRGTTDLKELLSWGPDAVFVHSPTPTHYDIVMKCLNHGIPVYVDKPLSYDLEESRRMAGFAEEKGLLLGVGFNRRFAPMYTAAKAWLDTTGGISACQAFKHRTRLQSGSSRETVHDDLIHILDLLLWLCGEDAELLHSSLKADDAGRMLQSSGMLGWSQGATGMYSMVRDAGADLEKLELHGNGRSAEVADMEQATLYETGSLPRIQHFGSWDTVLERRGFSGAVNHFLNSIDTPLQCGISASAVLSSHELAAKLAD
- a CDS encoding helix-turn-helix transcriptional regulator, which gives rise to MGKNLRLKASRAAKDMSQKQLADAVGVTRQTIIAIENGDYNPTIRLCIEICLTLGKTLDELFWEGDKHGEN
- a CDS encoding winged helix-turn-helix transcriptional regulator; its protein translation is MEEHQLTMCPRFESAFSFLGKRWNGLIIQTLMSGPKRFKDISGLIPSMSDKMLSERMKDLECEGILVRHVYPETPVRIEYELTAKGRALEPVMQQIQSWAESWVE
- the msrB gene encoding peptide-methionine (R)-S-oxide reductase MsrB — protein: MSDIQADNISGKTEKATFAGGCFWCMVSPFEELPGIVEVVSGYTGGHTVNPTYEEVCSETTGHVEAVQITFQPDIFPYTKLLELFWQQIDPTDAGGQFYDRGTSYGTAIFTHSEEQRQQAEASKAALQASGRFSAPIVTPILPAKPFYRAEEYHQGYHHKNPGHYKRYRQGSGRDAFIESHWKHKEDKASLKERLTPLQYEVTQNNATESPFRNEFWDHHGEGIYVDIVSGEPLFSSQDKFDSGCGWPSFTRPIRDYSVKEKTDLSHLMIRTEVRSKTADSHLGHVFNDGPGPNGLRYCINSAALRFVPKEDLEKEGYGEYRALFQHA
- a CDS encoding TVP38/TMEM64 family protein; its protein translation is MRKWLTVLLYVSGIFLAFIYRYDILAWLRQDHNAFLGLSAAALLALFPVVPYKLIIGIYGYAYGSLTAALICWSASTLAGAVIYAVVKYMFKEKAGKYLTSVSALGKFTSAVQRRPFAAVVLARLVPVIPQMGVNIYAGAAGLPFWSYLAASGLGKIPGIALYAFLGGQLFDHPRNGLIAVLVYVVVLALAVLALRPRSLWTKE
- the ric gene encoding iron-sulfur cluster repair di-iron protein; amino-acid sequence: MNNTVTEGSVHFSGEAMVRDIVLQFPKAADYFKAQRIDFCCGGAKPLVEAAAEKGLDTGAVLQDLNKLLAEHPVLEEDSAWNEASSEELADYIINKHHRYLREELPLIAQNVTKVFRVHGEDSPHLAEVYRLFHTLREELLEHTAKEEESEFPKMLAYEKNPTEDGLTELRGLLRTLEAEHDGAGDILRELRRVTNDYTPPEHACTTYRLTYARLEELEGMTFEHVHLENNILFLRYQ
- a CDS encoding DUF6773 family protein; translated protein: MGRTNLDERQLQNKHKAGNQAFILLAFLLLADMGLQNYGIHWLEYPMSNYVIFLIGVGSYLVRIIWNGSYAGPGSGNLTANGRSILGAVLAILVALCVITAAWMGSTGKSSHGTGTGPAILMISTAVGLIILGTVFWIRRRNNRDEA